TTCGCAGTATGGGAGACATGGGGGATATGGGCGACATGGGTAATTTGGGCGGTATAAGCGACATGGGCGATATGGGCCATTTACGGGAGATGGATGGGATGGATATGGAGATAGGAATGTTTGGCTcgggagaagaaagggtagggagggaaggagagaggtTGATGGGCATTGGGATGTAAGACGTGGTACTGAAAGGAGAGAACAGGACGACGAGAATCACGAAGAATCGGTCGTTTTTCTTCGGTGAGTACTACGGTCTCCGCTCTATTCTACTGTTCTTGCGACACTATTTGGCTAACACGACTCCAATGTTAGAATCTTTTAACAAGACCATCTTATCCATTGGGCTGATAacttttttcttcctttgcGTTTCTTCACTTTTCGGCCCCTTTATATACCGGTATGATTTTACACCTGCATCTTGCGCTTGACTATCTCAATTCTTCTAGTTCATCTAACTGCGATTATCAAGCTACTGTTATGTAGGAGTTGTTCGAAAGACTCCTTGGTACGGTGAAAGCAGAAAAAATCAGTGTATTACTCTTTCTTATACGCCTCGTTTCTTTTACACCTTATGTCTACTTAATGTGTTTGAAGATGAATATATTCCCTTCTGGTTTCAAATGTGGCACAAATAGACTGCGCTTCAGACGTAAGATTCATAGTAATAGTGAAGATACCCGACATGATTACATTGAATTTTTCCATTTCAATTTTTATCTCACTTAGTTCGTCTCATCAGCACCTCCAGCACTCCCAGCACTCCCAGCACCTCCAGCACCGCTGCCCGctcctcctcgtcctccgCGCCCTCCCCTTGTGGCAGCCGCACCTCTTGGTCGCTTTAATAACCTCCCTCCCCTCTCTCCGGAACCTGCCGCAGGTGAAGCGCTCCCCGCGGCAGCAGCTTGTGTGTTCTCGCTGGTAGGAATCTCTCCGTCTTCTGGTAAAGGACGCTTTGTGCCACTGGCTTCGGCTGCAGCTGGCAGTGTAGAGGCTGCAAGAGTAGCATTGACGGCTATCATACAACATGAGCAATGAGGAAGGAATCTTGATGCAAATAGGCTACTCACCACTCAATACAGGGTTCGGTCTTCCCGTGGCTCCGCCTCGTCCCCTGGTCGCTGTTCCTCTCCCTCGGCCCCTCGTTGGTGTAACTTTAGCTGCCGCAGCACCTTGAGCCGATTCCTCTACTTGCTTCACTTCCTCCGTAACTCCTGCAGATCCCGCACTCTCAGCGGTCGCCGCAGCAGCCGACGTGGCCTCTCcaagcttcttctccacttcGGTCTTCTGTCTCTCCAAAGTCTTTCTCGAAATCTCTGCCGTCTTTACCTGCCTCTCAAGCGCCTTGATCTTGTTCTTAAGTTCCTCAACCTGCCCCTTGAGCTGCTTgatctcctcttccaaaGCGGTCTTTTCGGTTTGGACAGCCTCGGCGACACGGTTTTCGAAAGTCGCTTCAAGCTCGGCAGCCTTCTTGGCGGTAGCTTCGGTGTCAATAACAGGTGCTGCAGGTGCAGCAGGTGCAGTCGTAAGTTGGGGTGCAAAGCTGGAGGCGGCAGCAGCGGCGGCGGTAGCAGCAGCAGTGGTGGCTTCTTCGAGATCCTTGGCGAATTTGGACTGAAGTTCCGCCTCTCGCGCAGCGACTGCAGCATTGACAGCTTCATTGATCTGCTCTTGAGAAGGCTTTGTCTCTCTGGTAACAACCGCGGCTTCGTTAGCAGGACCAACAGCAGCATCAGAGGATGCCGCGGCAATGGCGTTGGTATTAGTCGCTGCAGACTCGAGCTCAGTAAGCTTCGCTTCCAATTCAGAAATCTTCGCTTGCAGACTCTCGACACTCGCTTGGGTCGTCTGTTTCTCCTGGACGAGTGTGTCTATCCTCGCCTTCATCTGCGCGTTCACGCGGTTCACTCGAGCGACATTATTCTCGTAGCGTTCGTCTCGTTCCTTATCTTCTTGAGCGGCGGTGGCCTTAAGGGTTTCGAGTTCCTTTTCGGCTTGGGCGAGTTTTTCGGCAAGTTGATTTTTCTCATTTTGGAGCTCGCTCTAGAAGAAGTGATATTAGTAAAGCCATATCCTGTGAAGGCAAAATGGATATAGGAAGAACTGACCAAGGCGGTGCTATCAGCCTGAACTTGACCCTGTGCCTGTCCCTCCAACTTCTGGGTGTTCGCCAATTCGGTCTGCAACCTCTGCACAGTTCCCTCCGtctcctccaccttcttcttcaacgtctgcacctcctcctctgccgccttcaccttcttctctgcttcttccaccttcttttctttttcgCTAATCGCCTCCAAATGAGCCTTGGCAGTATTCCCAATCTGCTCGTTCAGAGTATCCACACGGCGCTTCCAGTTGAGTCCTATACGAAGCCTACTCTCAGAGTCTGTCTTCGCTTTCTCATAGTCCGCTTGGACTTTGGCGAGCTCTTCGGCGCGGGTGGTAGCGAGGGCAGAAGCCACCTCCTTTTCGGCGCGGAGAGACGTGGTGGCAGCTTCGAGGCGAGATTCGAAATCTTGAGACTTTTTTTCGGCTTCGCGGGTAGCAGCTCGAGTTTGTTCAATTTGCTCGCGAAGAGTCGTTCTATTCATAATGTCAGCTTTGCAGAAAAAATAGACGATCAAATTGGATAACGGGAGAAAAACTTACGCTTCACGCTGTACCTCCTCGATTCGCTTCTCTAGcccttccctctcctcaATCCTACTCTTCTCAGCTTCATTTGCAACATTTCTGAGGTTATCAATCAATTGCTGAAGCTTGACACGTTCACTCTGCACTTGAGCAAAGTCGGATTGCAGACGAGCCTCGAGGCTCTGTTTCCACCAAAGACGGGATTAGTTTATTCCAGACATGGGTGGAGAGGAGACTGGAAGAGGGTCTCATAGACTTACCTTCCATTGATCCTTCTCGGCACGAAGCATAGCAGCTTCATTCCTCAACCTGTCAGATTCCACTTGTCGAGCCGCAACTTGCTCAAGTGCCTACCACGCGACCAAACGCCAATCAGCGTTTGTCCCATATCGCAAATGAAGTGAGGTCGGGAGGCCAAAAAAAGGAATCTCGACATACCGCTCGCTGCTCATTATGAGCCTGGGCAACAGCAGCCTGCAACTGCCTCAACTGCGTCTCAAGTCCCGCAAAATCTGTCTTTTGCTGTTGACTCGCTTCGGTAAGCGCCTTGGCTTGTTCTATTATTCGGCAATTGAGGAAGAGTCGGGTCATCAGTACATCTTATCCTTTTGGTCGTTGGATGCAAAAGAATATGAGCTGAAGTCAGGCACTTACCTTCAAGCAACCCGACCTTGGCCTCTGCCCTAGCCCTCTCCACATCGGCCTTCGCCgcttcctccatcttctttctaATCTCCTTCCTCGCTTCCTCCAAGTCGCCATGAGCCTTCTCTTTAAAAACATCCAACTCTGCTTGGAGCGTGGCTAGTTGCTGGTTTGATGGCGTATCGGCATCTTCATCCAAAGGCCCGTGTCCGCGTTGGGCACCGTGGACGCCGGGATGACCAGAAGAGGCAGAGACAGACCATCGAAGACCTTCACCCCTTGCGAGCAGTTTGGAGAACAAGTCCCTCTCCCTCGTAACGTCCCCCACCCTCTTCTGGGCATCCAACACATCCTTATGAAGCTTCTTTATCATCTCCGTCGCCTCATCCAGTGTCCTACCTGTcacctcatcttcctcttccccctctGCCCTTGCAATCTCCCGCTCATCAAGCTTTTTCATCAGACTTCTCGTAATTTTCAAGAGGCGTTGATTCTGCTCTTGCAGCGAACGGATAGAGCGGAATTCGATAAGATGATCGGTGATGATATCACCAGTCGGGCTCACTTCGGCATCACCGTCCACAGCAACAGAGGCAAGTGATGGGTCGTCCTTGATGGAGATTTGACGGAGAAGTGTTTTGACTTGTCGGGAGAGGTCGTCGACCGAAGATTGAAGGGAAGAGACTTCAGAGGTATGATGGGTAGATGCTGCTTGAAGGGATTTTACTTCATTTTGGAGGGTGTCTCGCGCGGAGATGACAGAGGCAAGTTCAGAGGCAAGGGCATTGGCGCGTTCGATGGCGCGAGCATGTTCGGCTGCTTGTTCGTCGAGAATGGGTTTCTGTCAGAAttggaaaaaaaaagtcaaTTCAGTCTCATGTCCAGTGACCTAGcaaagggaagaagactTGTACGCACTTTTTCGTTGAGCTCTTGGCTAATTTCATCCAGCAAATTTGTCAACCTCTCCACCTCCCCTTCTGCCGCTTGCAATCTACTTTCTTGAATCGTAAAGTCCGTATACAACTGTGTATAACTCTTCCCATTCATTCTCATCTCTCCCGCCACTGCCGCCGAAGCACTGACatatcctcctcttccctccaCCATATCAAGTCTATCCGCAATTTTCTTCAAGTCgcccatcttcttctccacttccttcctcatcctctcttcctttttcatCTTGGCTTCCCAAttcttttctctctcttcgTGGGCTGATGCCATGTTCTCCAGCTCCGCTTCTCTTTCAAGCACGGTTGATCTCGCCTCATCCAGCCGGCGTTCAAGAAGACGGTTGGCTTCTTCCATTGCAAGCACATCGACGGCAACAGCGGCCTTGTTGGCAGCGGCAGTGGAAGTGAGTGTGGCAATGGAGGCGTGAGCTTCGGCTAGACGGGAAGATTGGTCGTTGTATGCACGCTGAAGAGAGCGATGGGATTGTTCGAGAGTACTGAGTCGGGTGATGAGGGATTCGTTCTCGGCTCGGAATTTACTTTGATCAGATTGCTATGTCTCATCAgctctcttctcttttcGTCCAGTTTTCTCCTTTCTGGGAAAGTCAAATACAAACTTACAGCCTCAGCGCGGTATCTGCCAAACCGCTCTTCAACCTCGGAAACAGCTTTGCTCAGAGATATAATCTCAGCACGGGCGCTTTCCAGAGCCTGAATGCTCCTCTTTTCATTAAACTAAGCGGAAATTTGTCACCGTCAGCATCACATACTCAAgaagagaagcaagaaCGAACTTTGGCAGTCTCAGTGATCATCCTCAACTCGGAGACCTCAACATCGAGATGTGCAATCTTTTGGGCAGCATCCGTCTTGGCCGATCTCAAAGCATACAATTCCTCTACAAAAAACGAAATCAGTTCCAACATTTTGTAACATCAGGATCACACTTACGGATATTCTTGTTTGATCGCTGATGCAGTCTTTCGGCTTCTTCATATAattccttcttttccctttctaTCGAGTCTAAACGCGTCTGCAACACTGAAAGTTCGGAAGTGGTTTTGTGATGGGATGATTGAAGATTTGAAAGCT
The sequence above is drawn from the Cryptococcus gattii WM276 chromosome N, complete sequence genome and encodes:
- a CDS encoding Protein-nucleus import-related protein, putative (Similar to TIGR gene model, INSD accession AAW46999.1); its protein translation is MSEGGPHVDNHAQPEQSAQLPQQLDPQPAAAQEGETLPSRAPQTDIAQAVPLPDDIRLQIEQEQALADAQKRVRELEEQVGKLSTEKEGVVGERDGAVAASNQLRTQLSNLQSSHHKTTSELSVLQTRLDSIEREKKELYEEAERLHQRSNKNIQELYALRSAKTDAAQKIAHLDVEVSELRMITETAKFNEKRSIQALESARAEIISLSKAVSEVEERFGRYRAEAQSDQSKFRAENESLITRLSTLEQSHRSLQRAYNDQSSRLAEAHASIATLTSTAAANKAAVAVDVLAMEEANRLLERRLDEARSTVLEREAELENMASAHEEREKNWEAKMKKEERMRKEVEKKMGDLKKIADRLDMVEGRGGYVSASAAVAGEMRMNGKSYTQLYTDFTIQESRLQAAEGEVERLTNLLDEISQELNEKKPILDEQAAEHARAIERANALASELASVISARDTLQNEVKSLQAASTHHTSEVSSLQSSVDDLSRQVKTLLRQISIKDDPSLASVAVDGDAEVSPTGDIITDHLIEFRSIRSLQEQNQRLLKITRSLMKKLDEREIARAEGEEEDEVTGRTLDEATEMIKKLHKDVLDAQKRVGDVTRERDLFSKLLARGEGLRWSVSASSGHPGVHGAQRGHGPLDEDADTPSNQQLATLQAELDVFKEKAHGDLEEARKEIRKKMEEAAKADVERARAEAKVGLLEDVLMTRLFLNCRIIEQAKALTEASQQQKTDFAGLETQLRQLQAAVAQAHNEQRAALEQVAARQVESDRLRNEAAMLRAEKDQWKSLEARLQSDFAQVQSERVKLQQLIDNLRNVANEAEKSRIEEREGLEKRIEEVQREATTLREQIEQTRAATREAEKKSQDFESRLEAATTSLRAEKEVASALATTRAEELAKVQADYEKAKTDSESRLRIGLNWKRRVDTLNEQIGNTAKAHLEAISEKEKKVEEAEKKVKAAEEEVQTLKKKVEETEGTVQRLQTELANTQKLEGQAQGQVQADSTALSELQNEKNQLAEKLAQAEKELETLKATAAQEDKERDERYENNVARVNRVNAQMKARIDTLVQEKQTTQASVESLQAKISELEAKLTELESAATNTNAIAAASSDAAVGPANEAAVVTRETKPSQEQINEAVNAAVAAREAELQSKFAKDLEEATTAAATAAAAAASSFAPQLTTAPAAPAAPVIDTEATAKKAAELEATFENRVAEAVQTEKTALEEEIKQLKGQVEELKNKIKALERQVKTAEISRKTLERQKTEVEKKLGEATSAAAATAESAGSAGVTEEVKQVEESAQGAAAAKVTPTRGRGRGTATRGRGGATGRPNPVLSAVNATLAASTLPAAAEASGTKRPLPEDGEIPTSENTQAAAAGSASPAAGSGERGGRLLKRPRGAAATRGGRGGRGGAGSGAGGAGSAGSAGGADETN